A genome region from Flavobacterium sp. CFS9 includes the following:
- a CDS encoding NAD(P)H-dependent glycerol-3-phosphate dehydrogenase, with product MSENLKFAVIGGGSWATAIAKMLCVNLSEIAWYMRNDAAIEHIQKYKHNPNYLSSVEFDTAKLKLTNNINEAVAYADYVIFAIPSAFLDGELKNLTVSLSDKIIFSAIKGIVPETSLIVGEHFHIQYDIPYYNIGVITGPCHAEEVALERLSYLTIACGDPEKASVVAKHLSGNYIKAKISDDIIGTEYAAMLKNIYAIAAGIAHGLGYGDNFQSVIMSNAIREMKKFIRKVHKMKRNINDSAYLGDLLVTGYSVFSRNRMFGNMIGKGYTVKSAMMEMSMVAEGYYATKSAYKLNQGYGAKTPIIDAVYAVLYEGKDARSVFKKLTESLD from the coding sequence ATGAGCGAAAATTTAAAATTTGCAGTAATTGGAGGAGGAAGCTGGGCAACGGCAATTGCAAAGATGTTATGTGTAAATCTTTCAGAAATTGCCTGGTACATGCGTAATGATGCTGCTATAGAACACATTCAGAAATACAAACACAATCCGAATTACTTAAGTTCGGTTGAATTTGATACGGCAAAACTTAAACTGACCAATAATATTAATGAAGCAGTTGCCTATGCAGATTATGTGATTTTTGCTATTCCTTCTGCTTTTTTAGACGGTGAATTGAAAAACTTGACGGTTTCATTGTCCGATAAAATTATCTTTTCTGCTATTAAAGGAATTGTTCCTGAAACAAGTTTGATTGTTGGAGAGCATTTTCACATTCAATACGACATTCCTTACTACAATATCGGTGTAATTACCGGTCCTTGCCATGCTGAAGAAGTAGCACTGGAAAGACTTTCCTATTTAACAATCGCCTGTGGAGATCCGGAAAAAGCTTCTGTCGTGGCCAAACATTTATCCGGAAATTATATCAAAGCCAAAATCTCTGATGATATTATCGGTACTGAATATGCGGCGATGCTTAAAAACATCTATGCTATTGCAGCCGGAATTGCGCACGGATTAGGTTATGGAGATAACTTTCAATCGGTTATTATGAGCAACGCAATTCGCGAAATGAAGAAATTTATCCGCAAAGTTCATAAAATGAAACGTAACATCAATGATTCAGCTTATTTAGGCGACTTATTGGTTACGGGGTATTCTGTGTTCTCGAGAAACAGAATGTTCGGAAATATGATTGGGAAAGGCTATACGGTAAAAAGTGCGATGATGGAGATGAGTATGGTGGCCGAAGGTTATTATGCCACTAAAAGTGCTTACAAACTTAATCAGGGCTATGGTGCAAAAACGCCAATTATTGATGCGGTCTACGCTGTGTTATATGAAGGGAAAGATGCAAGATCAGTATTTAAGAAATTGACGGAGTCTTTGGATTAA
- a CDS encoding CvpA family protein: MSFFDIIVAALLAFSLYKGIKNGLFVEVASFISLLLGIYIAIKFSSFMKELIIKHVSWNPNTIQVTAFVLTFILVVIGIYFLAKILTGIADFAFLGLPNKLGGGFFRVLKTILILSIFIALFEKINFNNTFAKKETLDHSIFYNPVKKVAAFVYPSVEKWYGEFKDHHTETSKKE; encoded by the coding sequence ATGAGTTTTTTCGATATAATTGTTGCCGCACTTTTAGCATTTAGTTTATACAAGGGAATTAAAAATGGACTTTTTGTAGAAGTCGCTTCATTTATCTCTTTATTGCTGGGAATTTATATTGCGATTAAATTCTCCTCCTTTATGAAAGAATTGATCATAAAGCATGTTTCCTGGAATCCTAATACGATACAAGTCACTGCTTTTGTTCTCACTTTTATTCTAGTAGTAATTGGTATTTACTTCTTAGCTAAGATCCTTACCGGAATTGCCGATTTTGCCTTTTTGGGATTACCCAATAAATTAGGCGGAGGCTTTTTCAGAGTCTTAAAAACCATTCTGATCCTGAGCATTTTCATAGCTCTTTTCGAAAAAATAAATTTCAACAATACTTTTGCCAAAAAGGAAACCTTAGATCATTCTATTTTTTACAATCCTGTAAAAAAAGTAGCCGCTTTTGTTTATCCTTCTGTCGAAAAATGGTACGGGGAATTTAAAGACCATCATACCGAAACTTCTAAAAAGGAATAA
- a CDS encoding LysR family transcriptional regulator encodes MVSLEWYRTFKAVYKNGNFSIAAKELFMSQPAVSQQISMLEAHVGNKLFNRKSKGVEPTEYAKLLNNLIIDALDRLENVESSFRAKAEDANRLISVGISKNLFNCIGNLLIAKFDLIDFTFAENDVLFELVDAKKLDFAITTKRFDTFDTVYEIVGKIKLIMVAPVRLDGTEFRQKLKSDNYTAVEQWLNEQKWYSHDARIPHIKLFWLHAFNKKRPSMVPNYIIPSESEMLRMLADNEGVAITWNCNARKYIKENKLQLLWNSFHVPEEYVYVLTAKNNNLNSFFEIISKELKLFFGNRL; translated from the coding sequence ATGGTGAGTCTGGAGTGGTACAGAACCTTTAAGGCTGTATATAAAAACGGGAATTTTTCTATCGCTGCAAAAGAGTTATTTATGAGTCAGCCTGCGGTGAGCCAGCAAATCTCTATGCTGGAAGCACATGTTGGAAATAAATTGTTCAATCGAAAGTCAAAAGGCGTAGAACCAACGGAATACGCTAAGTTACTGAATAATTTAATCATAGATGCGCTGGATCGGCTTGAAAATGTAGAAAGCAGTTTTCGGGCAAAAGCGGAAGATGCCAATCGGTTAATTTCTGTTGGGATCTCCAAAAATCTTTTTAATTGTATTGGAAACCTCCTGATCGCTAAATTTGATTTGATCGATTTTACTTTTGCAGAAAATGATGTGCTTTTTGAGTTGGTAGATGCTAAAAAACTGGATTTTGCAATCACCACAAAAAGATTTGACACCTTTGATACGGTCTACGAAATTGTTGGAAAAATTAAGCTGATCATGGTGGCTCCGGTACGTTTGGATGGAACAGAATTTCGTCAGAAACTAAAATCAGATAATTATACAGCAGTAGAGCAGTGGCTCAATGAGCAAAAATGGTACAGTCACGATGCCAGAATTCCACATATAAAATTATTTTGGCTGCATGCTTTTAATAAAAAGCGCCCATCGATGGTTCCGAATTATATTATTCCATCCGAATCTGAGATGTTAAGGATGTTGGCGGACAATGAAGGAGTAGCGATAACCTGGAATTGTAATGCGAGAAAATATATTAAAGAGAATAAATTGCAGTTATTGTGGAATAGTTTTCATGTGCCGGAAGAGTATGTGTATGTATTGACCGCTAAAAACAACAATTTGAATTCGTTTTTTGAAATTATTTCCAAAGAGTTAAAATTATTTTTTGGTAACCGATTATGA
- a CDS encoding iron-containing alcohol dehydrogenase has translation MLNFELYNPTNLIFGKGQIEKLSTLIPKDAKILLAYGGGSIFKNGIHEQVIQNLKGFDIVEFGGIEPNPHFETLMKAVAVIKAEKIDFILAVGGGSVIDGVKFISAAVNFDGNPIDILQKRLLIKENAVPFGTVLTLPATGSEMNSGAVVTIEATQEKLAFGGSALFPKFSICDPTVIASLPKRQLQNGVVDAYTHVMEQYLTYPHEGYLQDRIAEGILQTLIEVGPKVVENPTDYALASNFMWSCTMALNGLIQKGVPSDWATHMIGHELTALYGIDHARTLAIIGPSLYQTMFETKKEKLAQYGRRIFNLTGSDDEVAKEAINQTVAFFHTMGMDTKLSQYTNDYSKTADFIVNRFNERGWKGLGEKQLITLDKVKSIVEMSY, from the coding sequence ATGCTAAACTTTGAATTATACAATCCGACGAATTTAATTTTCGGAAAAGGGCAAATTGAAAAACTTTCGACTCTAATCCCTAAAGATGCCAAAATTTTACTGGCTTATGGCGGCGGAAGTATTTTTAAAAACGGAATTCACGAACAGGTTATTCAAAACTTAAAAGGTTTCGATATTGTAGAATTTGGCGGCATCGAACCCAATCCACATTTTGAAACTTTGATGAAAGCGGTTGCTGTGATCAAAGCTGAAAAAATTGACTTCATCTTAGCTGTTGGCGGTGGTTCCGTAATCGATGGTGTAAAATTCATTTCTGCAGCCGTAAATTTCGACGGAAATCCAATTGACATTTTACAAAAACGATTACTCATTAAAGAAAATGCTGTGCCTTTTGGAACTGTTTTGACTTTACCTGCAACGGGAAGTGAAATGAATTCGGGAGCGGTTGTTACGATCGAGGCTACTCAGGAAAAACTGGCTTTCGGCGGAAGTGCTCTTTTCCCTAAATTTTCAATTTGCGATCCAACTGTAATTGCTTCGTTACCCAAAAGACAACTACAAAATGGTGTCGTAGATGCTTATACACATGTGATGGAGCAATACCTGACATATCCTCACGAAGGTTATTTACAAGACCGTATTGCCGAAGGAATTTTACAGACTCTAATTGAAGTTGGCCCTAAAGTGGTTGAAAATCCAACCGATTATGCTTTGGCCTCTAATTTCATGTGGAGCTGTACTATGGCATTAAACGGATTAATTCAAAAAGGGGTTCCTTCAGACTGGGCAACTCACATGATCGGACACGAATTAACGGCTTTATACGGAATTGACCATGCCAGAACTTTGGCAATTATCGGACCTAGTTTATACCAAACGATGTTTGAGACCAAAAAAGAAAAACTTGCCCAATACGGCAGAAGGATTTTCAATTTAACAGGTTCTGACGATGAAGTGGCAAAAGAAGCAATCAATCAAACTGTAGCATTTTTCCATACTATGGGAATGGATACTAAACTTTCGCAATACACAAACGATTATAGCAAAACGGCTGATTTTATTGTAAACCGATTTAATGAAAGAGGCTGGAAAGGTTTGGGCGAAAAACAACTCATTACTTTAGACAAAGTAAAATCGATTGTTGAAATGAGCTATTAA
- the pheS gene encoding phenylalanine--tRNA ligase subunit alpha: MIDKIKEHIEEAKAFNDKNKESLEQFRIKYLGSKGLLKELFTEFKNIPNDQKKDFGQVINTLKAVAEEKVRVIQEELESKQEVKGVFGDLTRAAEPVIIGSRHPISIVKNQIIDIFANIGFNVSEGPEIEDDWHNFTALNLPEYHPARDMQDTFFIQTNPDVLLRTHTSSVQVRYMENHKPPIRTISPGRVFRNEAISSRSHCIFHQVEGLYIDKEVSFADLKQTLLYFTKEMFGKSKIRLRPSYFPFTEPSAEIDIYWGLKTETDYRITKGTGWLEIGGCGMVDPNVLKNCDINPDEYNGFAFGMGVERIAMLLYQIGDIRMFYENDVRFLEQFKANI; encoded by the coding sequence ATGATAGACAAGATAAAAGAACATATAGAGGAAGCGAAAGCCTTTAATGATAAAAATAAAGAATCTTTAGAGCAGTTCCGTATTAAGTATTTAGGGAGTAAAGGTTTATTGAAAGAGCTTTTCACAGAGTTCAAAAATATTCCAAACGATCAGAAAAAAGATTTCGGACAAGTAATCAATACTTTGAAAGCTGTTGCTGAAGAAAAAGTAAGAGTTATTCAGGAAGAGCTGGAAAGCAAACAGGAAGTAAAAGGAGTTTTTGGCGATTTAACACGTGCGGCCGAACCGGTAATTATTGGTTCGCGTCACCCGATTTCGATCGTGAAAAATCAGATTATTGATATTTTTGCCAACATTGGTTTCAACGTTTCTGAAGGTCCGGAAATCGAAGACGACTGGCATAATTTCACCGCTTTGAACTTACCGGAATACCATCCGGCGCGTGATATGCAGGATACTTTTTTCATTCAGACTAATCCTGACGTATTGTTGCGTACGCATACATCATCTGTTCAGGTGCGTTATATGGAAAATCATAAACCGCCAATTCGTACTATTTCTCCGGGACGTGTATTTCGTAACGAAGCGATTTCGTCACGTTCGCACTGTATTTTTCATCAGGTAGAAGGTTTGTATATTGACAAAGAGGTATCGTTTGCCGATTTGAAACAGACTTTACTTTATTTTACAAAAGAAATGTTCGGAAAATCGAAGATTCGTTTGCGTCCGTCGTATTTTCCATTTACAGAACCAAGTGCCGAAATTGATATTTATTGGGGTTTAAAAACTGAAACCGATTATCGTATTACGAAAGGTACAGGCTGGCTGGAAATTGGTGGTTGCGGAATGGTAGATCCTAATGTTTTGAAAAATTGTGACATCAATCCGGACGAATACAATGGTTTTGCTTTCGGAATGGGAGTAGAACGTATTGCCATGTTACTGTATCAAATTGGTGATATTCGTATGTTTTATGAAAATGATGTTCGTTTCTTAGAACAGTTCAAAGCCAATATTTAA
- a CDS encoding type 1 glutamine amidotransferase domain-containing protein — translation MKKITLLTIIAFSAFSISAIAQKTTKKGAKKVLFVVTSNDKLGNTGEKTGFWSEEFAAPYYELLDQGVEITIASPLGGQPPIDPKSADPASATEDTKRFDADKTLQEKLKHTHKLSTINQKDYDAVFYPGGHGPLWDLVEDKNSIALIESFYTNKKPVAFVCHAPAVLKNVKVKGEFLVKGKKVTGFTNAEEEAVGLTKVVPFLLEDALTKNGAAFSKAANWQPYAVEDGLLITGQNPASSKLVAGKLLQQLK, via the coding sequence ATGAAAAAGATAACCTTACTTACGATTATAGCCTTTAGTGCTTTTAGCATTTCCGCTATAGCACAAAAAACAACAAAAAAAGGTGCCAAAAAAGTACTATTTGTTGTGACCAGTAACGACAAACTGGGAAATACCGGAGAGAAAACCGGATTTTGGTCGGAAGAATTTGCTGCACCTTATTATGAATTATTAGATCAGGGTGTTGAAATTACGATTGCTTCTCCGCTGGGAGGTCAGCCTCCAATTGACCCTAAAAGTGCCGATCCTGCATCAGCCACCGAAGATACCAAACGCTTTGACGCTGATAAAACTTTGCAAGAGAAGTTAAAACACACACATAAACTTTCTACCATCAACCAGAAAGATTACGATGCTGTTTTTTACCCAGGAGGTCATGGTCCGCTTTGGGATTTGGTAGAAGATAAAAATTCCATTGCTTTAATTGAATCTTTCTATACTAATAAAAAACCTGTTGCTTTTGTTTGTCATGCTCCGGCAGTCTTAAAAAACGTAAAAGTTAAAGGCGAATTTTTAGTAAAAGGCAAAAAAGTAACCGGTTTTACAAATGCCGAAGAAGAGGCGGTAGGCTTAACCAAAGTAGTTCCGTTCTTATTGGAAGATGCTTTAACAAAAAATGGCGCTGCATTTTCGAAAGCAGCCAACTGGCAGCCTTATGCTGTAGAAGACGGTCTTTTAATCACCGGACAGAACCCTGCTTCGTCTAAATTAGTCGCAGGTAAATTATTACAGCAATTGAAGTAA